A region from the Medicago truncatula cultivar Jemalong A17 chromosome 6, MtrunA17r5.0-ANR, whole genome shotgun sequence genome encodes:
- the LOC25495371 gene encoding disease resistance protein RUN1: protein MDKLKAKEEPASFVLKVPLHCEGCVTKIKKLVYKKKGVERVEYDLSGNRLKVFGKADPEKVRDELQTQLKRKLGLSLENRLYEVFLSFRGKDTRASFTSHLYAALQNAGLNVFRDDDSLERGDQIPTSLLHSIEESRISVIVFSRNYADSRWCLNELVKVMECQLTIGQIVLPVFYDVDPSEVRHQKGKFGKAFQNLLNRISKEVDESLSQEEKDELLHRKLSWIEALQRATNIAGFVVLDSKNQNKVIKDIVEKITHLLDKTDLFIADNPVGVGSRVQDVIELLDIQHSNDVLLLGMWGMGGIGKTTIAKAIYNEIGRNFEGRSFLANVREVWDENAGKVNLQEQLLFDIYKDMTIKIQSIESGKIILKDRLCHKRVLILLDDVNTLDQLNALCGSHKWFGSGSRIIITTRDRHILSGNRVNKVFEMKHMDESESIELFSWHAFKQASPTNDFVEISRNVVKYSGGLPLALEVLGSHLFNREVTEWKSALDKLKRIPNNQVHKKLRISYDALNDDFEKEIFLDVACFFIGMDRNDVTLILNGCELFGEIGISILVERSLVTVDGKNKLGMHDLLRDMGREIIREKSPEEIEERCRLWFHDDVLHVLSEQTGTKTIKGLALKLQRANEKCFSTKAFKKMKRLRLLQLAGVKLVGDFKYISRSLRWLSWNRFSSTHIPTNFYIENLVSIELENSNIKLLWKEAQMMEKLKILNLSHSHCLTHTPDFSYMPNLEKLVLKDCPMLSEVSPSIGNLSEILLIDLEDCVSLRSLPRSIYKLKSLKILILSGCIMIDKLEEDIEQMESLTTLLAHDTAIKRVPFSVVRSKSIGYISLGGYEGFSRDVFPSIIWSWMSPTNNLPSPFQTSAAMSSLVPLDVPHSNSQELSSISQCLPSLRSLWVECSSELQLSHDAAIILDALYATNSKNLEPTTATSQLSNVTTSTSQVSKHSSKSLLIQIGMNCQATNILKDIILQNMDGNGSGGCFLPSDSYPNWLTYNSEGSSVKFEVPQVEGRNLKTMMCIVYTSTPDNVTCSGLKNMLLKNYTKATIQLYKSEALASFEDEEGQRVVSSLEPGNKVEVHFVFEINFIVKKTTVYLVYDEPVSNTMELYHVQDLNAISCSNDENELSVKRLASEGDPIDDCNQNRKKKGQVE from the exons ATGGACAAG CTAAAAGCAAAGGAGGAACCAGCCTCATTCGTATTGAAAGTCCCTCTTCACTGTGAAGGATGCGtcacaaagataaaaaaattagtttataaaAAGAAAG GTGTGGAGAGAGTTGAATATGATCTGTCCGGTAATAGATTGAAGGTTTTTGGAAAAGCTGACCCGGAGAAGGTGCGAGATGAATTACAGACTCAGCTTAAGAGGAAGTTGGGGCTTTCCCTGGAAAATAGACTTTATGAAGTGTTCTTAAGTTTTAGAGGAAAAGATACTCGTGCATCATTCACTTCACATCTCTATGCTGCACTTCAAAACGCTGGACTTAACGTTTTTAGGGACGATGATTCTCTTGAAAGAGGAGATCAAATACCAACATCATTACTTCATTCGATTGAAGAATCTCGAATTTCTGTGAttgttttttcaagaaattatgCGGATTCGCGATGGTGTCTAAATGAGTTAGTAAAGGTAATGGAGTGTCAGCTAACCATAGGGCAGATAGTTTTGCCAGTGTTCTACGATGTAGATCCCTCTGAAGTACGTCACCAGAAAGGCAAGTTTGGTAAAGCATTTCAAAATCTCTTAAATAGAATTTCAAAGGAGGTAGACGAGTCCCTTTCACAGGAGGAGAAAGATGAGTTGTTGCATCGTAAGTTGAGCTGGATAGAGGCGCTTCAAAGGGCGACTAACATTGCCGGATTTGTAGTCCTAGATTCCAA GAATCAAAATAAGGTCATCAAGGATATTGTTGAAAAAATTACTCATTTGCTTGATAAGACAGATTTGTTCATTGCTGATAATCCTGTGGGAGTTGGTTCTCGAGTGCAAGATGTTATTGAACTGCTAGACATCCAACACTCCAATGATGTACTGCTACTTGGGATGTGGGGTATGGGGGGGATTGGCAAAACAACCATTGCAAAAGCTATCTATAATGAAATTGGCCGTAATTTTGAAGGTAGGAGCTTCCTTGCAAATGTTAGGGAAGTTTGGGATGAGAATGCTGGAAAAGTGAATTTACAGGAACAACTTCTCTTTGACATCTACAAAGATATGACGATCAAAATACAAAGCATTGAAAGTGGAAAAATCATATTAAAGGATAGACTCTGCCATAAAAGAGTACTAATTTTACTCGATGACGTTAATACATTGGACCAACTAAATGCTTTGTGCGGAAGTCATAAATGGTTTGGTTCTGGGAGTAGAATAATCATTACCACAAGGGATAGACATATACTTAGTGGGAATAGGGTTAATAAAGTATTTGAAATGAAACACATGGATGAAAGTGAATCAATTGAGCTATTTAGTTGGCACGCATTCAAGCAAGCGAGTCCTACAAacgattttgttgaaatttctaGAAATGTAGTTAAGTATTCTGGGGGGTTGCCACTAGCATTGGAAGTCCTAGGGTCACATTTATTCAATAGGGAGGTAACAGAATGGAAAAGTGCGTTGGACAAACTCAAAAGAATTCCTAATAATCAAGTACATAAGAAGTTACGAATAAGCTACGATGCTTTAAATGATGACTTTGAGAAAGAAATATTCCTTGATGTAGCTTGTTTCTTTATAGGGATGGACCGAAATGACGTTACACTTATATTAAATGGATGTGAACTTTTTGGTGAAATTGGAATAAGCATCCTTGTTGAGCGTAGTCTTGTTACTGTTGATGGTAAGAACAAACTTGGAATGCATGATTTGTTGCGAGATATGGGAAGAGAAATCATTCGTGAGAAATCACCAGAGGAGATCGAGGAGCGTTGCAGGTTGTGGTTTCATGACGATGTGCTTCATGTATTATCAGAACAAACT ggaACAAAAACTATTAAGGGGCTGGCTTTGAAGTTGCAAAGAGCTAATGAAAAATGTTTCAGTACTAAAGCATTCAAGAAGATGAAGAGACTTAGATTGCTTCAACTTGCTGGGGTCAAACTTGTTGgagattttaaatatatttcgaGAAGTCTGAGATGGCTGTCTTGGAATAGATTTTCTTCAACACATATACCTACAAActtttatatagaaaatttagTTTCCATCGAGTTAGAGAATAGCAATATCAAACTTTTATGGAAAGAAGCCCAG ATGATGGAAAAGCTAAAAATTCTAAATCTTAGTCATTCTCATTGTCTGACGCACACCCCAGACTTTTCATACATGCCTAATCTTGAGAAGCTGGTACTCAAAGATTGTCCAATGTTGTCTGAGGTTTCTCCTAGCATTGGAAATCTCAGTGAAATTCTTCTAATAGATTTGGAAGATTGTGTTAGCCTTCGAAGCCTTCCAAGAAGCATCTATAAGTTGAAATCTCTGaaaattttaattctttcaGGGTGTATAATGATTGACAAGTTGGAAGAGGACATAGAACAGATGGAATCTTTAACCACTCTGCTTGCACACGACACTGCAATAAAAAGAGTACCCTTTTCAGTAGTAAGGTCAAAAAGCATTGGATACATCTCTTTGGGCGGCTATGAAGGATTTTCTCGTGATGTGTTTCCATCTATCATTTGGTCTTGGATGTCACCAACAAATAATCTCCCATCTCCATTTCAAACATCTGCTGCCATGTCATCTCTTGTTCCTTTAGATGTACCACATAGTAATTCCCAGGAACTATCATCGATTTCCCAGTGTCTTCCAAGTCTTCGAAGTCTATGGGTGGAGTGCAGCTCGGAACTTCAACTTTCTCATGATGCAGCAATAATTTTGGATGCCCTGTATGCCACAAATTCTAAGAATTTGGAACCAACTACAGCTACATCACAATTATCAAATGTGACTACTTCTACATCCCAAGTATCAAAACATTCCTCGAAGTCTCTTTTAATTCAAATTGGAATGAATTGCCAAGCCACTAATATTCTGAAAGATATAATTTTACAG AATATGGATGGCAATGGGAGTGGTGGTTGTTTCCTCCCCAGTGATAGTTATCCAAATTGGTTAACCTATAATTCTGAAGGTTCTTCTGTGAAATTTGAAGTTCCTCAAGTGGAAGGGCGTAACTTGAAGACAATGATGTGCATTGTCTATACTTCAACCCCAGATAATGTAACATGTAGTGGCCTTAAAAACATGTTATTGAAAAATTACACAAAGGCCACCATTCAGCTTTATAAGAGTGAGGCATTGGCCTCctttgaagatgaagaggggcAGAGGGTAGTATCAAGTCTAGAACCTGGTAACAAAGTGGAGGTCCATTTTGTTTTCGAGATTAATTTCATTGTGAAGAAGACAACAGTTTATCTTGTATACGATGAACCAGTTTCAAATACAATGGAGCTGTATCATGTACAAGATTTGAATGCAATTTCTTGTAGTAATGATGAAAATGAACTCTCTGTCAAGAGATTAGCTTCTGAAGGGGATCCCATTGATGACTGCAATCAAAACAGAAAGAAGAAAGGCCAGGTGGAATGA